In the Octopus bimaculoides isolate UCB-OBI-ISO-001 chromosome 18, ASM119413v2, whole genome shotgun sequence genome, one interval contains:
- the LOC128249853 gene encoding uncharacterized protein LOC128249853, whose translation MKFSICILLLIVDAAMSEICYKTGKKFCTSAMKKYPVRTPDTYYCNRIKKLKECFDGKYNDCTDYFTNIFQNKKCEEVIAKQSAPPSLRLESSCILFLVLMISVLM comes from the exons ATGAAATTTTCAATATGTATACTCCTTCTCATTGTTG ATGCTGCGATGTCAGAGATTTGCTACAAAACAGGCAAGAAATTTTGTACATCTGCTATGAAGAAGTATCCTGTACGTACTCCAGACACCTACTACTGCAA TCGCATAAAAAAGTTGAAGGAATGTTTTGATGGAAAGTACAATGACTGCACTGATTACTTCACAAACATTTTTCAGAATAAAAAATGTG AGGAAGTAATTGCTAAACAAAGTGCTCCTCCTTCACTCCGCCTTGAGTCATCATGCATCCTATTTCTGGTTCTAATGATATCGGTTTTGATGTGA
- the LOC128249852 gene encoding uncharacterized protein LOC128249852 isoform X1 produces the protein MQALIMLEMSMTRVTTMKYSLCILLLVHAAISEFCEDTAKEFCDDVMKRYPIQKKDKYYCNRIKLFKDCFKGTFKECADFFASTFKNKKCAQTIAKQNAPSSTRLESLRILLLLLIISVLL, from the exons ATGCAAGCTCTGATAATG TTGGAAATGAGTATGACACGAGTAACAACgatgaaatattctctatgtattCTTCTCCTTGTTC ATGCTGCGATATCAGAGTTTTGCGAAGATACAGCCAAGGAATTTTGTGACGATGTTATGAAAAGATATCCTATACAAAAAAAGGACAAATACTATTGCAA TCGCATAAAATTGTTCAAGGACTGTTTTAAAGGAACGTTCAAGGAATGTGCAGATTTCTTCGCGAGcacatttaagaataaaaaatgtg CTCAAACAATTGCTAAACAAAATGCTCCCTCTTCGACCCGCCTTGAGTCATTACGGATCCTATTATTGCTTCTAATAATATCGGTATTGTTATGA
- the LOC128249852 gene encoding uncharacterized protein LOC128249852 isoform X2 codes for MSMTRVTTMKYSLCILLLVHAAISEFCEDTAKEFCDDVMKRYPIQKKDKYYCNRIKLFKDCFKGTFKECADFFASTFKNKKCAQTIAKQNAPSSTRLESLRILLLLLIISVLL; via the exons ATGAGTATGACACGAGTAACAACgatgaaatattctctatgtattCTTCTCCTTGTTC ATGCTGCGATATCAGAGTTTTGCGAAGATACAGCCAAGGAATTTTGTGACGATGTTATGAAAAGATATCCTATACAAAAAAAGGACAAATACTATTGCAA TCGCATAAAATTGTTCAAGGACTGTTTTAAAGGAACGTTCAAGGAATGTGCAGATTTCTTCGCGAGcacatttaagaataaaaaatgtg CTCAAACAATTGCTAAACAAAATGCTCCCTCTTCGACCCGCCTTGAGTCATTACGGATCCTATTATTGCTTCTAATAATATCGGTATTGTTATGA